In Cytobacillus oceanisediminis, the following proteins share a genomic window:
- a CDS encoding D-2-hydroxyacid dehydrogenase, whose protein sequence is MSKRTCIVTHDLEPSQIDKIKEIIPDWELISGKDSASWHNQMKEAEVIAGWKKELKEMVLEGNSNLRWFQSWSAGVDSLPLAEMESQGIQITSANGVHANPISETIFALMLGLTRKIHTYVKNQQAKAWHHSGMKLEIHNKTIGMIGTGAIGKETARIAKAFGMKVIGVRHSGKPEEYIDEMYTSSQLNDVLPLCDYVVVTLPLTQETRQLFGAEQFTRMKDSAFFINIGRGEIVKETDLIAALQNGQIAGAGLDVFEKEPLSEDSPLWEHDNVIITPHTAGSTEHYTKRVIEDIFIPNLKEYINSGTPGINQVDYKKGY, encoded by the coding sequence ATGTCAAAAAGAACCTGTATCGTCACACATGATCTGGAACCCTCACAGATTGATAAAATTAAAGAAATCATCCCCGATTGGGAGCTCATTTCCGGAAAAGATTCAGCAAGCTGGCACAATCAGATGAAAGAAGCCGAAGTTATCGCCGGCTGGAAAAAGGAACTAAAAGAGATGGTCCTTGAGGGAAACAGCAACCTCCGGTGGTTCCAGTCCTGGAGTGCTGGGGTCGATTCCCTGCCCCTGGCAGAAATGGAATCACAGGGCATCCAGATTACCAGCGCAAATGGCGTACATGCTAACCCCATTTCAGAAACGATTTTCGCATTAATGCTTGGGCTCACCCGCAAAATCCATACATATGTAAAAAATCAGCAAGCTAAGGCATGGCACCATTCTGGAATGAAGCTTGAAATTCATAATAAAACCATCGGCATGATTGGCACAGGAGCCATCGGGAAAGAAACTGCCAGGATTGCCAAAGCATTCGGCATGAAGGTGATTGGAGTTCGGCACTCCGGAAAACCTGAAGAGTATATAGATGAAATGTATACCTCCAGTCAGCTGAACGATGTGCTGCCTCTATGTGACTATGTTGTGGTCACACTTCCGCTTACACAGGAAACACGGCAGCTATTCGGAGCCGAACAGTTTACCCGCATGAAGGATTCTGCTTTCTTCATCAATATCGGCCGGGGTGAAATTGTAAAAGAGACAGATTTGATTGCCGCACTGCAGAACGGTCAGATTGCCGGTGCAGGGCTGGATGTATTTGAAAAAGAACCGCTTTCTGAAGACAGCCCTCTATGGGAACATGATAATGTCATCATTACTCCGCATACTGCCGGATCGACGGAACACTATACCAAGCGTGTGATTGAAGATATATTCATTCCTAATTTGAAGGAGTACATAAACAGCGGTACTCCTGGCATTAATCAAGTAGATTATAAAAAGGGATATTAA
- a CDS encoding DMT family transporter, giving the protein MIQIMNLDFLERRIDVKNIKTYILLTSIMALWGLNVSIIKILVSYFPPVSITSLRILTAGITVFLILSIMGKVRKPSLREISYIVFGGLLSVVSHHLFLAIGLTGTSAVNGGLILGAGPLLTAILSSILLRHKPTGIQVIGFLLGGAGVTFIVLSGNKGISSLTPGDFFVFLSILSQALSFIVISKASKTLDPRLLTGYMLIFGGVILFVMASIMEPGGLKGITEAPAYVWAAFAASAVLATAVGHMVYNTAIRNIGPAEASIFLNLNTFFSLAGSAFILGEVITINHMLGLVLIVGGVLSGSGALEDLVFRKRRKENSQYM; this is encoded by the coding sequence ATGATACAAATTATGAACTTGGATTTTCTGGAAAGAAGGATCGATGTGAAAAACATAAAAACATACATTCTCCTCACTTCCATCATGGCTTTATGGGGATTGAATGTCAGCATTATAAAAATTCTTGTCAGTTATTTTCCTCCGGTTTCGATTACTTCTTTGCGAATACTAACTGCGGGTATAACCGTGTTTTTGATATTAAGCATAATGGGGAAAGTGAGAAAGCCGAGCTTGAGGGAAATCTCGTACATTGTATTTGGCGGCCTTTTAAGTGTTGTCAGCCACCATCTTTTTCTGGCTATAGGCCTAACGGGAACAAGTGCAGTGAATGGGGGGCTTATTCTAGGTGCCGGTCCGCTCTTGACAGCCATACTGTCTTCCATTCTGCTGCGCCATAAGCCTACAGGCATTCAGGTTATAGGTTTTCTGCTTGGCGGTGCAGGCGTGACTTTTATTGTCCTTTCAGGGAATAAAGGGATATCGAGCTTAACTCCGGGAGATTTCTTTGTGTTCCTGTCCATTCTTTCACAGGCTCTTAGCTTCATTGTAATCAGCAAGGCTTCGAAAACGCTTGATCCGCGATTGCTGACAGGCTATATGCTGATTTTTGGAGGAGTGATCCTTTTTGTAATGGCCAGCATTATGGAACCCGGCGGACTTAAGGGTATAACTGAAGCCCCAGCCTATGTTTGGGCTGCATTTGCAGCATCTGCCGTATTGGCAACAGCTGTCGGCCATATGGTTTATAACACAGCCATCCGTAATATCGGGCCTGCAGAAGCCAGTATTTTTTTGAACCTGAATACCTTTTTCTCATTGGCAGGCTCAGCGTTCATTCTTGGTGAAGTAATCACTATAAACCATATGCTCGGGCTGGTTCTTATTGTGGGAGGTGTCCTTTCAGGATCTGGAGCATTGGAGGATTTAGTATTCAGGAAGCGGAGAAAAGAAAATAGCCAGTATATGTAA
- a CDS encoding CBO0543 family protein, translated as MSPDQDKFFNKIVAIQEDLTHQGIEYWQQYSHLGTWQFWTVTCLLILPLVLVYFKIDRKLIFHIGFFGFAVHVLFSYVDTAGIRFGLWAYPYQLLPFIPSLSLDAAIIPVTIMLVYQWTLKNKKNYYLYALLTALGFGFGFKPLLVAHGLFQKYKWVNYIYIFLFTLPCSCWPIGLPGFFGG; from the coding sequence TTGTCACCCGATCAAGATAAGTTCTTCAACAAAATCGTTGCAATTCAAGAAGATCTGACCCATCAGGGGATTGAATACTGGCAGCAATATTCCCACCTTGGCACCTGGCAATTTTGGACTGTCACATGTCTGCTCATCCTGCCCTTGGTGCTTGTATATTTTAAAATTGACCGAAAGCTCATTTTTCACATCGGCTTTTTTGGGTTTGCTGTTCATGTCCTTTTTTCATATGTGGACACAGCAGGAATCCGCTTCGGTTTGTGGGCCTACCCTTATCAGCTGCTCCCTTTCATACCCAGCTTGTCATTAGACGCTGCCATTATCCCTGTCACTATTATGCTCGTGTATCAATGGACCTTAAAAAACAAAAAAAATTATTACCTATATGCTCTTTTAACTGCATTGGGATTCGGATTTGGCTTCAAGCCCTTGCTTGTCGCACATGGTTTATTCCAAAAATATAAATGGGTTAATTATATTTATATATTTCTATTTACATTACCCTGTTCCTGCTGGCCTATTGGCTTACCAGGTTTTTTCGGTGGATGA
- a CDS encoding MBL fold metallo-hydrolase, translated as MPMTSSTSGMIVNEADGVYCLTVQIVNVCFVRISEKPGDWVLVDAGMPKSAEKIIDAAEELFGENARPKAIILTHGHFDHVGAIIDLVERWQVPVYAHTLEMPFLTGQQDYPKPDASVEGGLVAKISPTFPHEGIDLGTHVQPLPDDGNVPYMEGWKWIHTPGHTPGHVSLFRESDRVLIAGDAFVTVKQESLYSVLTQEQEISGPPRYLTTDWDSARTSVQKLEALQPDVAITGHGIPMAAAVLRESLAKLVNEFDEIAVPDHGKYVDGER; from the coding sequence ATGCCCATGACTTCCTCCACGAGCGGAATGATTGTTAATGAAGCGGATGGAGTCTACTGCCTGACAGTACAGATTGTGAATGTTTGTTTTGTGCGAATATCAGAAAAGCCTGGCGACTGGGTTCTAGTTGACGCAGGCATGCCAAAATCTGCAGAGAAAATCATTGATGCGGCGGAAGAACTCTTTGGAGAGAATGCCAGACCGAAGGCCATTATTCTTACACATGGCCACTTTGATCATGTTGGTGCAATTATCGATTTGGTTGAGCGCTGGCAGGTTCCTGTATACGCTCACACACTGGAAATGCCATTCTTAACGGGACAGCAGGATTATCCAAAACCTGACGCGAGTGTTGAAGGCGGACTTGTCGCAAAGATATCTCCCACTTTTCCGCATGAAGGCATTGATCTCGGAACCCATGTTCAGCCTTTACCTGATGACGGAAATGTTCCCTATATGGAAGGATGGAAATGGATTCACACACCAGGTCATACTCCCGGCCATGTCTCCCTATTCAGAGAGTCGGATCGCGTGCTGATTGCAGGTGATGCTTTCGTAACAGTGAAGCAGGAGTCCTTATACAGTGTGCTCACCCAGGAACAGGAAATCAGCGGCCCGCCCCGCTACCTGACAACTGATTGGGATTCTGCCCGGACATCCGTACAGAAACTCGAAGCCCTTCAGCCAGATGTCGCCATCACAGGCCACGGCATTCCAATGGCTGCCGCTGTATTAAGGGAAAGCCTCGCCAAGCTCGTAAATGAATTTGATGAAATTGCCGTCCCAGACCACGGAAAATATGTAGACGGAGAACGTTAG
- a CDS encoding DUF421 domain-containing protein yields MYLSITIKMAVGLVALLAVTRILGKKELSQVTPFDFVYAVVLGGIIEETIYDEKVTTLQVIYSALLWGAFIYIIEILAKKKNIFRTILKGRESVLVKDGKLNVKEMEKNHLEMEQLRTMLRQKGIFSMNEVKYAYLETNGGLSVMKYQKEEPVTPEIMKLEVKEKNPSTLLIDEGEIVDDGLKLLGKDGEWLRESIKTEGCHNIKDIFCAEWSEEEGFYIVAYKK; encoded by the coding sequence ATGTATTTATCAATAACAATAAAAATGGCTGTTGGACTAGTTGCCTTGTTAGCTGTAACCCGTATTCTTGGAAAGAAGGAGCTTTCACAGGTAACTCCGTTTGATTTTGTCTATGCGGTTGTTCTTGGAGGGATTATTGAGGAAACCATTTATGATGAAAAAGTAACAACGCTTCAAGTGATCTATTCGGCTTTATTATGGGGAGCATTTATTTACATTATTGAAATTCTGGCAAAAAAGAAAAATATATTCAGGACGATTTTAAAGGGAAGGGAGTCGGTCCTTGTCAAGGATGGCAAGCTGAATGTGAAGGAGATGGAGAAAAACCATCTTGAAATGGAACAGCTGAGAACAATGCTGCGCCAAAAAGGAATATTCAGCATGAATGAAGTTAAATACGCTTACCTTGAGACCAATGGCGGATTAAGTGTAATGAAATACCAAAAAGAAGAGCCTGTCACTCCTGAAATCATGAAACTTGAGGTGAAGGAAAAGAATCCTTCAACTTTACTGATTGATGAAGGAGAAATAGTGGATGACGGCCTTAAATTACTGGGGAAAGATGGGGAGTGGCTGAGGGAGTCTATTAAAACAGAAGGCTGCCATAATATTAAAGATATCTTCTGTGCGGAGTGGTCGGAAGAAGAAGGGTTTTATATCGTAGCTTATAAAAAATGA
- a CDS encoding TerD family protein: MGVRLSKGQKVDLTKTNPGLQVVVAGLGWDVSHNQSQYDLDASAFLTGASGKVQSDSDFVFYNNPSGGNGSILYSSDNRTGAGAGDDEQIRIELNKVPQHIHRIAFSITIHDAQMKGQNFGQVSNAYVRIFNAMTNEELLRFDLGRDFTVETAIVAAELYRHNGEWKFNAIASGFQGGLAALCRNFGVSVDDEPDSSPQPSFSQNQYQQQAHFGQPAQGFSPQQNQQEFSQQAQSGYSPLSFGQPAYNQASYNTPPSQPSSFGGQTGFGQPVQAQSYTDGNIACTRCGSTNIRTGQKGFGLGKAAIGGLILGPVGLLGGFIGKNQLKLTCNSCGNSWSPNQTDYAQWANDQKRRAQELFTRFKSQDVLDAVVASCALVGMADGRLDPSERQKMVEFVNSSQELKVFDTQKVIQQFNMFVQRIEMDPIIGRAEAFKAVGRVRNKPEIARLVARYCIAIGYADGNFDQNEKQAVTEICMELGLNPHEFLS; the protein is encoded by the coding sequence GTGGGAGTTCGATTGAGCAAGGGACAAAAAGTAGATTTGACCAAAACCAATCCTGGTTTGCAGGTTGTGGTGGCAGGATTGGGCTGGGATGTCAGCCATAATCAATCGCAATATGACCTGGACGCTTCAGCATTTTTAACAGGTGCATCCGGCAAAGTGCAAAGTGATAGTGACTTTGTGTTTTATAATAATCCATCCGGCGGAAACGGATCGATCCTTTACAGCAGTGATAACAGAACTGGTGCCGGTGCCGGGGATGATGAGCAAATCCGCATCGAGTTAAATAAGGTGCCGCAGCATATCCATCGAATTGCTTTTTCTATTACCATTCATGATGCCCAGATGAAAGGACAGAACTTTGGACAAGTTTCCAATGCCTATGTGAGAATTTTTAATGCCATGACAAACGAAGAGCTTCTCCGCTTCGACCTTGGTCGCGATTTTACTGTTGAAACAGCCATCGTCGCTGCAGAGCTATACCGTCACAATGGCGAGTGGAAATTCAATGCTATTGCTAGCGGATTCCAGGGCGGATTAGCTGCCCTTTGCCGCAATTTCGGCGTTTCCGTAGATGATGAGCCTGATTCAAGTCCGCAGCCGTCATTCAGCCAGAATCAATATCAGCAGCAAGCCCATTTTGGACAGCCAGCTCAAGGATTCAGTCCACAGCAAAACCAGCAAGAATTTAGCCAGCAGGCTCAATCAGGCTACAGCCCGTTGTCCTTTGGCCAGCCTGCCTACAATCAGGCTTCTTATAACACACCACCTTCGCAGCCATCTTCATTTGGCGGGCAGACAGGTTTTGGGCAGCCGGTCCAGGCTCAATCCTATACTGATGGAAATATTGCCTGCACCCGCTGCGGATCCACTAACATCCGCACCGGCCAAAAAGGATTTGGCCTTGGAAAAGCGGCGATTGGAGGACTCATCCTTGGGCCTGTAGGACTTCTTGGCGGCTTTATTGGAAAAAATCAGCTGAAGCTCACCTGTAATTCCTGCGGCAATTCATGGTCGCCTAATCAGACAGATTACGCACAGTGGGCCAATGACCAAAAGCGCCGTGCCCAGGAGCTGTTTACACGATTCAAGAGCCAGGATGTCCTGGACGCCGTTGTAGCTTCATGCGCTCTTGTCGGCATGGCAGATGGCAGGCTTGATCCATCTGAACGCCAAAAGATGGTCGAGTTTGTAAACAGCAGCCAGGAATTAAAAGTGTTCGATACACAAAAAGTGATACAGCAATTCAATATGTTCGTCCAGCGGATTGAGATGGACCCGATCATCGGCCGGGCCGAAGCCTTCAAAGCAGTTGGCCGGGTAAGAAATAAGCCTGAGATTGCCCGCCTTGTAGCCCGTTATTGCATAGCGATCGGTTATGCTGATGGGAACTTTGATCAAAATGAAAAACAGGCTGTTACAGAGATCTGCATGGAACTCGGATTAAACCCTCATGAATTCCTATCTTAA